One window from the genome of Manis pentadactyla isolate mManPen7 chromosome 15, mManPen7.hap1, whole genome shotgun sequence encodes:
- the SELENOV gene encoding selenoprotein V, which translates to MNVSNKLGLVRFLPPQEGGRGGISAGSPPAPPHPLAPTPVYRQARTPAPSPARPATPVRTPTPGRARTAIRTSNLVRTAAAAPAPVRVAVPVPTTAPASVPVRVSVPAATPAPVRVPVPAAAPASVRDPAPTPLRETHVPSVVRGFELTQEPFPELTPPPSDLLGRTLVSTPPADPLAPTLMDSTIGPTWTPIGGTVQSPVTLPISTNTFASTSESFQVDSRILIRVICGLUSSGLRYILLKKSLEQQFPNCLLSEEDISAQASGEFEVLLDRKLVHSKKKGDGFAVRLQEIVSAIHEEIRKRQWAAGELEVR; encoded by the exons ATGAATGTTAGCAATA AACTCGGGCTGGTGAGGTTCCTGCCGCCCCAGGAAGGAGGGCGGGGCGGGATCTCAGCCGGGTCACCCCCGGCCCCACCACACCCCCTGGCCCCAACCCCCGTGTACAGGCAGGCGCGGACCCCAGCCCCCTCTCCGGCCCGGCCTGCGACCCCGGTCAGGACCCCGACTCCCGGCCGGGCCCGCACTGCCATCCGAACCTCGAACTTGGTCCGGACCGCAGCTGCAGCACCAGCACCGGTCCGGGTCGCGGTCCCGGTCCCAACCACGGCTCCAGCCTCAGTCCCGGTCCGGGTTTCGGTTCCAGCTGCAACGCCAGCCCCGGTCCGGGTCCCGGTTCCAGCCGCAGCGCCAGCCTCGGTCCGG GATCCTGCACCCACGCCGTTGAGGGAGACGCATGTCCCATCGGTCGTCCGTGGATTCGAGCTCACCCAAGAGCCCTTTCCTGAGCTCACCCCACCGCCCAGTGATTTGCTGGGGCGCACCCTCGTGTCCACCCCTCCGGCGGACCCACTGGCTCCCACGTTGATGGATTCCACTATTGGACCTACCTGGACGCCCATCGGGGGAACGGTCCAGTCGCCCGTCACCCTTCCCATTTCTACCAACACATTCGCCTCCACCAGCGAGAGCTTCCAAGTGGACAGCAGGATCCTGATTCGAGTGATCTG TGGCCTCTGAAGCTCTGGCCTTCGG TATATTCTACTGAAAAAGAGCCTAGAGCAGCAATTTCCAAACTGTCTACTCTCT GAGGAGGACATATCTGCCCAGGCTTCAGGGGAGTTTGAAGTGTTATTGGACAGGAAACTGGTCCATTCCAAGAAG AAAGGTGATGGCTTTGCAGTCAGGCTGCAGGAAATTGTGAGCGCTATCCATGAGGAGATCAGGAAAAGGCAGTGGGCAGCTGGCGAGCTGGAGGTGAGGTGA